Proteins from a single region of Candidatus Krumholzibacteriia bacterium:
- a CDS encoding protein kinase, producing the protein MKLGPYEIVAPLGSGGMGEVWRARDPRLDREVAIKSLPAEFAQDAERLARFEREAKILASLSHPHIAGIHGLEEAGGARYLVLELVSGESVAQRLSRGRLPLDETLALGRQVAAALEAAHDRGIVHRDLKPGNIMVTETGEAKVLDFGLAKGGVAAGADSNPDLTASPTMTYAATHAGVILGTAAYMSPEQARGKSVDRRTDIWSFGVVLFECLTGKQAFEGETTSDLLARILEREPDWKALPASTPPRLVELLQRCLRRDAKERLRDIGDARLGLDEIAQGGAPAALAEERAHPGRGTLWLAIAAAVLLTALATAGAMRRLSRPPEPRPLRLSVQGPEDAVLSIEETDVVISPDGSMLAFAATDSAGISHLWLRPLSSTQPRQLPGTERGVIPFWSPDSRNLAFFADGNLKRVSITGEGMQILCAAPNPRGAAWGPGDVILFAPAASGPLLQVAATGGQPKPATTLDAAKGESAHRFPSFLPDGKHFLYVALPGQEYQYETHVGTLDGKPGPAVVNATGVAVYAHPGFLVFMRQGTVFAQRFDARALRTSGPALALRDLRDVTAAYAGSPAVSVSADGILAQAAPNTSDERVDVLDREGRRLGSLPLPSGWLGQPRVSPDGKQFVVAYTKVGSSSSVIYVVDLVRGISARFISEGPLNLSPIWTPDGRRVIYGSDRAGGRNLYWKRVGGSGGEELLADVPNLFNDPNDVTPDGKFVVYRSLSGQTGEDLWIVGLEGSGEARPLIQTQFNENNAAISPDGKWIAYRSDESGEYQIYVQSFPALDHKVRVSVDGTVGTQMRNTLMRWSHDGRELFFMSRDGHTLLAAPIEPGPEFHAETPRPLLRLPREVVDATISPDGQRLYVILPKQPGGRGVIQLVMNWAGELEEKK; encoded by the coding sequence ATGAAACTCGGACCGTACGAGATTGTGGCCCCCCTCGGCTCGGGCGGCATGGGGGAAGTGTGGCGAGCCCGGGACCCGAGGCTCGATCGCGAAGTCGCGATCAAGTCGCTGCCTGCAGAGTTCGCCCAGGACGCCGAGCGCCTGGCGCGCTTCGAACGGGAGGCCAAGATTCTCGCCTCCCTGAGCCACCCGCACATCGCCGGCATCCACGGTCTCGAAGAGGCCGGCGGTGCCCGTTACCTCGTTCTCGAGCTCGTGAGCGGCGAGTCGGTGGCGCAACGACTGAGCCGCGGGAGGCTGCCGCTCGACGAAACCCTCGCTCTCGGCCGCCAGGTCGCAGCGGCGCTGGAGGCCGCGCACGATCGCGGCATCGTCCACCGCGACCTCAAGCCGGGGAACATCATGGTGACGGAGACGGGGGAGGCGAAAGTGCTCGACTTCGGCCTCGCCAAGGGAGGCGTGGCCGCGGGAGCGGACTCCAACCCCGACCTCACGGCATCGCCCACCATGACTTACGCGGCGACGCACGCTGGCGTGATTCTCGGAACCGCGGCGTACATGAGCCCGGAGCAAGCGCGCGGGAAGAGCGTCGACCGCCGCACCGACATCTGGTCGTTCGGCGTCGTCTTGTTCGAGTGCCTGACAGGAAAGCAGGCGTTCGAAGGCGAGACCACCTCGGACCTTCTGGCCCGCATCCTCGAGCGGGAGCCGGACTGGAAGGCGTTGCCGGCCAGCACGCCGCCGCGCCTCGTGGAGCTGCTGCAGCGCTGCCTGCGCCGGGACGCCAAGGAACGGCTGCGCGACATTGGTGACGCCCGCCTCGGGCTCGACGAGATCGCACAAGGCGGCGCCCCCGCCGCACTGGCGGAGGAGCGCGCCCATCCTGGGCGCGGGACGCTGTGGCTCGCCATCGCCGCAGCCGTCCTCCTCACCGCGCTCGCCACGGCCGGTGCCATGCGCCGCTTGTCGCGCCCGCCCGAGCCTCGCCCCCTTCGCCTCTCGGTGCAAGGACCCGAGGATGCGGTGTTGAGCATCGAGGAGACCGACGTCGTGATCTCGCCCGACGGTTCCATGCTCGCGTTCGCGGCCACCGATTCTGCAGGCATCTCGCACCTTTGGCTGCGGCCCTTGTCCTCGACGCAGCCGCGCCAGCTTCCAGGTACGGAGCGCGGCGTCATCCCGTTCTGGTCCCCTGACAGTCGGAATCTCGCTTTCTTCGCCGACGGGAACCTGAAGCGCGTCTCCATCACGGGCGAGGGCATGCAGATCCTGTGTGCGGCGCCGAATCCCCGCGGCGCCGCCTGGGGCCCGGGGGATGTCATCCTCTTCGCGCCTGCCGCTTCGGGACCCCTCCTGCAGGTTGCCGCCACCGGCGGGCAGCCGAAGCCTGCCACGACGCTGGATGCTGCCAAAGGCGAGAGCGCGCACCGCTTCCCGAGCTTCCTGCCCGACGGTAAGCACTTCCTCTACGTCGCACTTCCGGGCCAGGAGTATCAGTACGAGACGCACGTCGGAACTCTCGACGGCAAACCCGGCCCGGCTGTCGTGAACGCCACCGGCGTCGCCGTCTATGCACATCCCGGTTTCCTCGTCTTCATGCGGCAGGGCACGGTCTTCGCGCAACGCTTCGACGCCCGGGCACTCCGGACCAGTGGGCCGGCGCTGGCTCTGCGCGACTTGAGGGACGTCACGGCTGCCTACGCGGGATCTCCAGCCGTGTCGGTGTCGGCCGACGGCATTCTCGCGCAGGCCGCCCCGAACACGAGCGATGAACGAGTGGACGTGTTGGACCGTGAAGGCCGACGACTCGGGAGCCTACCACTACCCTCAGGATGGTTGGGCCAGCCACGCGTCTCGCCGGACGGCAAGCAGTTCGTCGTGGCGTACACGAAGGTGGGGTCGTCTTCCTCGGTGATCTACGTCGTCGATCTCGTCCGCGGCATCTCGGCGCGTTTCATCTCCGAGGGTCCATTGAACCTCTCCCCGATCTGGACGCCCGACGGTCGGCGGGTGATCTACGGTTCCGACCGGGCTGGCGGGCGCAACCTGTACTGGAAGCGTGTCGGCGGCAGCGGGGGCGAGGAACTGCTCGCCGACGTGCCGAACCTGTTCAACGATCCGAACGACGTGACGCCGGATGGCAAGTTCGTCGTCTACCGCTCGCTCAGCGGGCAGACGGGGGAGGACCTCTGGATCGTCGGGCTGGAAGGCAGCGGTGAAGCGCGGCCCCTCATCCAGACCCAGTTCAACGAGAACAACGCCGCGATCTCACCGGATGGGAAGTGGATCGCCTATCGTTCGGACGAATCGGGTGAATACCAGATCTACGTGCAGTCGTTCCCGGCGCTGGACCACAAGGTTCGCGTCTCGGTGGACGGCACGGTGGGCACACAGATGCGGAACACGCTCATGCGCTGGAGCCACGACGGCCGCGAGCTGTTCTTCATGAGCCGCGATGGCCACACGCTCCTGGCGGCGCCGATCGAGCCGGGTCCGGAGTTCCACGCCGAGACGCCACGTCCCCTTCTTCGCTTGCCGCGCGAGGTCGTGGACGCGACGATCTCGCCCGACGGCCAGAGACTGTACGTCATCCTGCCGAAACAGCCGGGTGGGCGTGGAGTCATCCAGCTAGTGATGAATTGGGCGGGGGAGTTGGAGGAGAAGAAGTGA
- a CDS encoding 1-acyl-sn-glycerol-3-phosphate acyltransferase encodes MLGLGVRLVARGALWATRLFYELGRDGPALPDGPVLVVANHPNSLVDALVVFCVAGRPVHPLARAPLFERPVIGQVLHELGGLPVYRPQDDPALLGRNDATFDAAVAALGQGEAVLVFPEGTSHSQPELAPLKTGAARIALRAEAEAQWQLGLRIVPIGLTYRRKAFFRGEAAASVGAALETGAWREAHARDAVAAVRSLTAAIAEALEAVTLQLQGPEDEVLLHAAEALYVAERGLEAPGERDALATRLPRLQVFAAGMNWLRAQDPARFARLAGAVRSHAARLSRLGIEDGELPKAQTWWVTLRALGRDGLLAVLGLPLAALGVVAWYLPYVAPRAVLRLHRPAYEAIATVKLVTALAAFPLVYAVWLVLVVRARGGLALAVAAILLPIAGLVTLYWREHYEDLRADLRAFALSLRRRGLAEQLRERQRALVDEMDRVVEDWEAEKGGRPETSAAT; translated from the coding sequence GTGCTCGGTCTCGGAGTCCGGCTCGTGGCACGCGGCGCGCTGTGGGCAACGCGACTCTTCTACGAGCTCGGGCGGGACGGACCCGCTCTTCCAGACGGCCCCGTGCTCGTGGTAGCCAACCACCCCAACAGCCTCGTCGACGCGCTCGTCGTCTTCTGCGTCGCTGGGCGGCCCGTGCATCCTCTCGCCCGCGCGCCTCTCTTCGAACGACCGGTCATCGGTCAAGTGCTGCACGAACTGGGTGGCCTGCCGGTGTACCGGCCGCAGGACGATCCGGCGCTCCTCGGGCGCAACGACGCGACCTTCGATGCTGCGGTGGCGGCGTTAGGGCAGGGCGAAGCGGTGCTCGTCTTCCCGGAGGGGACGAGTCACTCGCAGCCGGAGCTGGCACCGCTCAAGACGGGGGCGGCACGCATCGCCCTGCGCGCCGAGGCCGAAGCGCAATGGCAGCTGGGGCTGCGGATCGTGCCCATCGGACTCACCTACCGGCGCAAGGCGTTTTTCCGCGGCGAGGCGGCCGCCTCTGTCGGTGCGGCGCTCGAAACGGGCGCCTGGCGGGAGGCGCACGCACGCGATGCGGTGGCCGCGGTGCGCTCCCTCACCGCAGCGATTGCCGAGGCGCTGGAAGCGGTGACGCTCCAGCTCCAAGGACCCGAGGACGAAGTGCTCTTGCATGCCGCCGAGGCTCTCTACGTAGCCGAGCGCGGCCTCGAAGCGCCGGGTGAGCGCGACGCGCTCGCCACCCGACTGCCGCGCCTCCAGGTGTTCGCGGCGGGGATGAACTGGCTGCGGGCGCAGGATCCAGCGAGGTTCGCTCGCCTCGCCGGGGCCGTTCGTTCCCACGCTGCCCGCTTGTCCCGGCTGGGAATCGAGGACGGCGAGCTGCCCAAGGCGCAGACGTGGTGGGTGACGTTGCGCGCCCTCGGGAGAGATGGTTTGTTGGCCGTGCTCGGGTTGCCTCTCGCGGCGCTCGGCGTCGTGGCCTGGTATCTCCCGTACGTGGCGCCGCGGGCGGTGCTCCGCCTGCATCGCCCGGCTTACGAAGCGATCGCCACGGTCAAGCTCGTCACCGCGCTTGCCGCCTTTCCGCTCGTCTACGCGGTGTGGCTGGTGCTCGTGGTTCGCGCTCGAGGAGGCCTAGCGCTCGCAGTCGCGGCCATCCTCCTGCCGATCGCAGGCCTCGTCACCCTGTATTGGCGTGAGCACTACGAGGATTTGCGTGCTGACCTACGCGCTTTCGCTCTGTCGCTTCGCCGGCGCGGGCTGGCCGAGCAGCTGCGCGAGCGCCAGCGCGCCCTCGTGGACGAGATGGACCGTGTGGTCGAGGATTGGGAAGCGGAAAAAGGCGGCCGCCCCGAAACCTCGGCAGCGACGTGA